Genomic window (Oncorhynchus masou masou isolate Uvic2021 chromosome 9, UVic_Omas_1.1, whole genome shotgun sequence):
tttgaaagttgatgaacttgtaaccccacttggTCTTTGAATTGGTTGCCTACTGGAGAGCTcaagccccacccatctcgttaagggttgatctgagcattctgtcccaacagcagcagtcaagcacccaagctaactggcttacattggctagcttgctagctacttccagaaacAAATGAGAGAAaagctcactgaccattttactcaacCTAGCAGAGCTTGGTAGGCTGTTTTTATGTAATTCAGAGAGtcggtgactgcaactgtgctgctggcaacaatttacgTTGTTTTGTCAATGTTtacggccatattcaacgggtgttgagcgttcgtaaggGCTCTGAAATCAGACTAGAtggccagagtgaatttaccagcTCTGTCTATCAACAGTGACATCattaacattctattgaaattgttacttgcatagtggagccTTTTGTTAATTAAGACATGTAgcaagctagctaggtaaacaatgaaccagaatcccaactcatgacgttactaccatGCATGAATCTGtcggtagctaaccaaccaggttcaatctagctagctaacattaggctataactagcaaagcactctaaccactaggctaccctgccgctccggAGACTGGTGTTtcctccatctctttagctatcatactcaaattccactgatttcacaACTTGATCcttcagaaagtggagagcaacacttatgcagttgtACGACGTGACCCATAAGAAAAGCCGTGTTAGACAGGATtccctacacatactgaccagctcatgttatagacagacgCATGCCATgcggcagaccaatctgaactcatctcttggcatgtccagcccactcattatcttagccaatcatggctagtgggaaggttgctgactttttcctGTGGTTCAACCAACtcggctcgtaatttaacaattgtattcatatttacaggtGGCATACAAGTCTGTTATTaaggtacatgaaagttcacatggcTCTCGCCTACTTTTCTGAAACGAGTGACATATGATAAAAGATTGTCTGAGAATCACATCACAATACTGCATGAGctcaggcaaacacacacacacacacacacacacacacacacccagttacTCTGGCAGAACACACCGTACTAATACCAGATAGAGAAGTCATCTCCATTCTTCCTCGCTTGCACGCTCTCTTCCTCGCTTGCAcgctctcaacctctctctcgctctcaacctctctctcgctctcaacctctctctcgcactcaacctctctctcgcactcaacctctctctctcctctcaacctctctctctcctctcaacctctctctctcctctcaacctctctctcctctcaacctctctctcctctcaacctctctctcctctcaacctctctcctctcaacctctctcgttctctctctctctctctcctctcaacctctctcctctcaagcTTGCCCTTCCTCTcgttctcactctcactctctctccctctcttcctctctctctcgcttcttcctctctctctctcgctctcctctctctctctctctcgctcttcctctctctctctcttctctctctctctcttctctctctctctctctctctctcgctcttctctctctctcttcctctctcctcttcctctctctctcgctcttcctctctctctcctcttcctctcttccgctcttcctctctctctctctctctctctctctcttctctctctcttcctctctctctcttcctctctctcttcctctctctctctctctctcctctctcttctctctctctcctctctctctctctctctcttctctctctcttctctctctctctctcttccctctctcttcctctctctccctctctctctctctctcttcttcctctctctctctcttcctctctctctccctcttcctccctcttctcctcctctctctcttcctcctctctctccttcctcttcctccctctcttcctctctctctctctcctctctctctctctcttctctcctctctctctctctctctctcttcctcttccctctctctcttctcttcctctctctctctctcttccctctctctctctctctctctctctctctctctctccctcctctccctctcctccctctctctctctcttcctctcctctctctctcttctctccctctctctctctctcctcctctctctctctctctcctctccctctctcctctctctcttcctctctcctctctccctctctctctctctctccctctcctctctcttcctctctctcttcctctctctctctctctcctctctctctcttcctctcctctctcttcctctctcctctctcttcctctcctctctctcttccctctctctctctctctctcctctcctctcttccctctctctctcttcctctccctctccttcctctcctctcctctccctctctctctctccctctctcttcctctccctcttcctcctctccctcttcctctccctctctctctccctctctcctcttcctctcctctctctcttctctccctctcctctctcctctcctctctctctcttcctctccctcctctctcttcctctctctctcttcctctcctctctctctcttcctctctctctctcctctctctctctcttcctctctctccctcttctcttcctctctctctctcttcctctccctctctcttcctctccctctctcttcctctcctctctctcttcctctctctctcttcctctcctctctctctctctctctctcttcctctctctctcctctccctctctctcttcctctctctctctcttcctctctctctctctctcttccctctctctctctctcttcctctctctctcttccttcctctcctctctcttcctcctctctttccctctctcttcctctccctctctcttcctctccctctccctctctcttcctctccctccctctcttcctctccctctctcttcctctctccctctcttcctctccctctcttcctccctctctctctcttcctctccctcttctctcctcttcctctctctcctcttcctctctccctctctcttcctctccctctctctctctcctctctccctctctcccttcctctccctctctcttcctctctcttcctctcctctctcttcctctctctctcccctctctctcttcctctctctctctctctctctctctctctctctcttctctctctctctctctctcctctctcttctctcttccctctctctcttcctctctctctctctcttcctctccctctctctctcttcctctctctctctctcttcctccctctctctcttcctctcccctctctctcttcctctccctctcttcctctctctctctctcttccctcctctctcttcctctccctctctctcttcctctcctctctctcctctctcttctcctctccctctcttccctctcttcctctctctctctctctctctcttcctctctctctcttcctctctctctcttcctctctctctctctcttctctccctctctctctctctctctctctctctcttcctctctctctctcttctctccctctctctctcttcctctcctctccctctctcctctccctctctctctctcctctctctctctcctcctctctcttctctcttctctctctctcttctctctcttctctctctcttctctctctctcctctctctcttctcttctcttcctccctctctcttcctctctctctctctctccctctccctctccctctctctctctccctctccctctccctctccctctccctctccctctctcttcctctccctctctcttcctctctcctcctcttcctctctcctctctctccctctccctctctcttcctctccctctctcttcctctccctctctcttcctctccctctctcttcctctccctcttcctctccctctctcttcctctccctctctcttcctctccctctctcttcctctccctctctcttcctctccctctctctccctctcccttcctctccctctcccttcctctccctctctcttcctctccctctctcttcctctccctctctcttcctctccctctctcttcctctccctctctcttcctctccctctctcttcctctccccctttctctctacaGTTCAACAGTGTCTGTGTTCAGCGGGCTGAGGCCGATGAGGCCAGAAAACAATGTTTATTTGTGTGGACAGCTGctcagcacagagagagagagaaggagagtatgCATGTGTAGTAGGGTCCTcaataatatatgtgtgtgtgtgtgtgtgtgtgtgtgtctagctaaatatgtgtgtgtgttgcagtaaCTCAAGTATGTGTGTATAGTGAGCTCATGCCAATAGAACAGATTAGATAGACTGATAGAAGATAAGGGCTAGCCTGGCTAAAAGCTACTCTACACCACTCCTAGGGTCAGATATTGAGAGTTAAGGGCTGGCCTGGCTGAAAGCTACTCGACACCACTCCTAGGGTCAGATATTGAGAGTTAAGGGCTAGCCTGGCTAGATGccactctacaccactctactcCTAGAGACAGATATTGAGAGATAAGGACCAGCCTGGCTAAA
Coding sequences:
- the LOC135545320 gene encoding trichohyalin-like, producing RERERERERGREEREREEERERKRERGRERERERGREGREGEEKREEREERKRERERKREEGREREREREREEEREREEERERERKRERERKREREERRERREREREKRERERERERERKRERGEREEERGEEERGRERERKGERERGERERERKREGERKRRERKRREEGEEEREREEERERKRGREEERGRGREGGRGRERERERKREGEEERGKERRKREERKEERERKREREREERERERKREREEEREGEERERKREREREEERKERERKRERGKRGEERERERGKRERRGRERREEERGEEERERRERERGRERGRERRGRERERGREERGRERGERERRERERGGERERGREERERRGREREREERERREREREREREREREEREREEEKREREEEEREREREERRERERGERERGREGGRGRRERRKRERRRRGRKRERERKREREEEEREREREREEERGKRERERREREERERERGEREKREERERERGRERGREREEEREKRERERERERKSGREEEER